Proteins co-encoded in one Xiphophorus couchianus chromosome 3, X_couchianus-1.0, whole genome shotgun sequence genomic window:
- the LOC114142306 gene encoding terminal nucleotidyltransferase 4A-like produces the protein MDRRTVWIQPEQKGPATSVWMQVWEPSQAFGANSGLDNRPHHQRNFAVLNANLGSYVESCGHVVPTPGTVFGKLPRADSGGGGERGSVRRKGSLSPSSSSLDSEADSSSPHGSSLQIDSLSAADEAEQFLHYGERKVNENSLRRPFHAVQQHCRSMQQPGGHTPTGMKNHPGSKQHHYQSHPPGRRRQLNRANTFHGFNPLLSYDINAHYVDSSYSLWKTRRYSPGINGLHEEIMDFFSFMSPRPEEEAMRRDVVNRIESVIKDLWPTARVQIFGSFSTGLYLPTSDIDLVVFGKWDHPPLQDLEQALKRHNVAGNYPIKVLDKATVPIIKLTDHETKVKVDISFNVETAVKAAQYIKSYLKKYTVLPPLIFVLKQFLLQRDLNEVFTGGISSYSLILMAISFLQLHPRIDTRRTNINLGILLIEFFELYGRDFNYMKTGIRVKNGGAYLSKEEILKTMDHGNRPSMLCIEDPVQPGNDVGRSSYGVLQVKQVFDFAYMVLSHGLSPLYAYPNKEYDSTLGRIVKVSPEVLSYREWIIKKWGTKRCAKLENNAVETCEQELARMMLIEDQRDSPSPLSSDSLSPSPVFPPSPQHHSSSSSACSLSSSSSGSDIESDSPKSSNSSIQLHTLTLASIHSVIQVATDLGATHPASFLHTSHPAPHVQMPLPENLTIPPSNCQFYHENPPSISVVHHHTTHAAQFPQQTKPPSPLLAHLNHSQIGGPLHHPYAQRSCSQGSLEPHKFGSKHNQTGNIQCHNISQSNFSLQHRLVHQAHNVVPCFRNQHQYNRNTWRRRKKDMVPALNQSQ, from the exons ATGGATCGCAGGACCGTTTGGATTCAACCGGAGCAGAAGGGACCGGCCACTTCCGTGTGGATGCAGGTTTGGGAGCCCTCACAGGCATTCGGAGCAAATTCCGGCCTCGACAACCGGCCTCACCACCAGCGCAACTTTGCGGTACTAAATGCAAACTTGGGCTCTTACGTCGAGAGCTGCGGGCATGTAGTGCCGACACCCGGGACTGTGTTTGGTAAACTGCCGCGGGCAGACAGCGGCGGCGGAGGAGAGAGGGGAAGTGTCCGGAGGAAGGGCTCCTTGTCaccgtcctcctcctctctggaCTCGGAGGCCGACAGCTCCTCTCCCCACGGCTCCTCGCTTCAGATCGACAGTCTGAGCGCGGCGGACGAGGCCGAGCAGTTTTTGCACTACGGTGAGCGGAAGGTGAACGAGAACAGCCTCAGACGGCCTTTTCACGCTGTTCAGCAACACTGTCGCAGCATGCAACAGCCCGGCGGCCACACCCCCACAGGGATGAAGAACCATCCAGGGAGCAAGCAGCACCACTATCAATCACATCCACCCGGCCGCAGGCGGCAGCTGAACAGGGCCAACACTTTCCACGGCTTCAACCCGCTCCTCTCCTACGACATCAATGCCCACTACGTGGACTCTTCCTATAGCCTGTGGAAAACCCGGCGCTACAGCCCGGGCATTAATGG tttacacGAGGAAATAATGGACTTCTTCAGCTTCATGTCCCCAAGACCCGAGGAGGAGGCCATGAGAAGGGATGTAGTGAACAGAATAGAAAGTGTCATCAAGGATTTGTGGCCTACAGCTCGG GTGCAAATTTTTGGCAGCTTCAGCACAGGTCTATATCTTCCtacaag TGACATTGACCTTGTGGTGTTTGGGAAATGGGATCATCCCCCACTTCAGGATCTCGAGCAAGCTCTTAAAAGACACAATGTGGCTGGCAATTATCCTATCAAAGTCCTTGACAAAGCTACG GTTCCAATTATTAAACTCACTGATCATGAGACCAAGGTCAAAGTGGATATCAGCTTTAATGTGGAGACTGCAGTGAAAGCAGCACAGTACATCAAAAGCTACCTTAAG AAATACACAGTTCTTCCACCCTTGATCTTCGTTCTGAAGCAGTTTCTCTTGCAAAGGGATCTGAACGAAGTCTTTACTGGAGGCATCAGCTCATACAGCCTTATACTAATGGCCATCAGCTTCTTGCAG TTACATCCTCGGATTGACACACGGCGCACCAACATTAACCTGGGCATCCTGCTGATTGAGTTCTTTGAGCTCTACGGTCGTGACTTCAACTACATGAAAACAGGCATCCGAGTGAAGAATGGAGGAGCTTACCTGTCCAAGGAAGAGATTCTGAAAACGATGGACCACGGAAACCGGCCTTCCATGCTCTGCATAGAAGATCCTGTGCAGCCAG GGAACGACGTTGGCAGGAGTTCATATGGTGTCCTGCAAGTCAAGCAGGTCTTTGATTTTGCTTATATGGTTTTGAGCCATGGTCTTTCTCCTCTGTATGCATACCCAAACAAAGAATATGACAG TACTTTAGGACGGATTGTTAAAGTTAGCCCAGAGGTGCTGTCCTACAGGGAATGGATAATCAAGAAGTGGGGAACCAAACGGTGTGCCAAGCTGGAAAACAATG ctgtAGAGACCTGTGAGCAGGAGCTTGCCAGAATGATGCTGATTGAGGATCAAAGAGACTCCCCCTCTCCTCTGAGCTCGGACTCCCTTTCACCTTCTCCAGTGTTTCCTCCCAGCCCTCAACACCATTCTTCATCTTCCTCAGCGTGCTCACTTTCATCTTCTTCCTCTGGGAGCGACATT GAGTCTGACTCTCCAAAAAGTAGCAACAGTTCTATCCAGCTCCATACTCTCACCTTGGCTTCAATCCATTCAGTGATCCAGGTGGCTACTGACCTGGGGGCCACACATCCAGCGAGCTTTTTGCACACTTCTCACCCCGCACCCCATGTTCAAATGCCTCTCCCGGAAAACCTCACCATCCCTCCTTCCAATTGCCAGTTCTACCACGAGAACCCTCCTTCCATTAGCGTTGTGCACCATCACACGACGCATGCCGCACAATTCCCCCAGCAAACTAAGCCACCAAGCCCTCTCCTTGCCCACCTAAACCACTCTCAGATAGGTGGGCCGCTCCACCACCCGTACGCCCAGAGATCCTGTTCCCAAGGCTCACTAGAGCCTCACAAGTTTGGCTCAAAGCACAACCAAACTGGTAACATCCAATGCCATAATATCTCTCAAAGCAACTTCAGTCTGCAGCACAGGCTGGTTCACCAAGCTCACAACGTGGTGCCATGCTTCAGGAACCAGCACCAGTACAACCGCAACACGTGGCGACGCAGAAAGAAAGACATGGTCCCAGCTCTGAATCAGAGCCAATGA